The Elusimicrobia bacterium HGW-Elusimicrobia-1 genome window below encodes:
- a CDS encoding thiazole synthase has protein sequence MNNKDPLIIAGRAFSSRLIMGTGKYGSNEIMRRAIAASGAQMVTVAVRRVDVSNPGHDILSALDAKTLLILPNTSGAQNADEAVRLARLARASGVSDWVKIEVTPDPGWLLPDGEETLKAAKILIKEGFTVLPYINADPVLARKLEDAGAAAVMPLAAPIGSNKGMRTLDAVKIIVEQAGVPVIVDAGLGRPSHAAQALEIGVDAVMVNTAISSSGNPEMMALGFKLAVEAGRAAYLSGMGASGDYASASSPADWIIK, from the coding sequence ATGAATAACAAAGACCCGCTGATTATCGCCGGACGGGCGTTTTCTTCGCGGCTTATTATGGGCACCGGAAAATACGGTTCCAACGAGATTATGAGGCGCGCCATCGCGGCGTCGGGCGCTCAGATGGTAACGGTGGCCGTCCGTCGCGTGGATGTGTCGAATCCCGGCCACGACATACTTTCGGCGCTCGACGCAAAAACGCTTTTGATACTGCCCAACACTTCGGGAGCGCAGAACGCCGATGAAGCCGTCCGGCTTGCTCGTCTGGCTCGCGCGTCGGGCGTTTCCGATTGGGTGAAAATCGAAGTCACTCCCGACCCCGGATGGCTTCTGCCCGACGGAGAGGAGACGCTCAAGGCGGCCAAAATTCTGATTAAAGAGGGCTTTACGGTTCTGCCCTACATAAATGCCGACCCGGTGCTTGCCAGGAAACTTGAAGATGCGGGCGCCGCGGCGGTTATGCCCCTTGCCGCGCCGATAGGATCAAACAAAGGTATGCGCACACTCGACGCGGTCAAAATCATCGTCGAGCAGGCCGGTGTTCCGGTAATAGTCGACGCCGGACTCGGAAGGCCGTCGCATGCGGCGCAGGCGCTTGAAATCGGCGTGGACGCCGTGATGGTAAACACCGCGATATCGTCGAGCGGCAATCCCGAAATGATGGCTCTGGGCTTCAAACTTGCCGTCGAGGCGGGCCGCGCGGCGTATTTGTCCGGCATGGGAGCGTCGGGCGATTACGCGTCCGCGTCGAGTCCCGCCGACTGGATCATAAAATGA
- a CDS encoding 2-iminoacetate synthase ThiH, whose protein sequence is MSFLAEFRKQDSKAVAAKIYSATPSDVRRALAAEFPSVGDFLALLSPAARAFAGETAVRARELTISHFGKNINLYAPLYLSNECDNACRYCGFNASSSVGRKTLSDDEILREADSLKARGFDNVLLLTGESPSKAGSGYVEKSVRMLSEKFTFTGLEIFPADSDVYRRFVSAGASGLTVYQETYDEKVYEYMHPAGKKRDFEFRIQSPERALEAGFRRVGLGALLGLSDWRLDAAMLGLHAKYLIDKYWRGDVTISFPRLKKCASGFNAPHPVSDGDVASMIFALRIFLPRAGMILSTRESDAFRDSLIGWGITMMSAGSRTNPGGYASGGDAREQFEVSDRRSVDEVVRAIERKGFYAVFKDWDRGFGASRYD, encoded by the coding sequence ATGAGTTTTCTTGCGGAATTCCGCAAACAAGATTCTAAAGCCGTCGCCGCGAAAATATATTCCGCGACCCCGTCCGACGTCCGTCGCGCTCTGGCCGCGGAGTTTCCGTCCGTCGGAGATTTTCTGGCGCTTCTTTCTCCCGCGGCGCGGGCTTTCGCGGGTGAAACGGCGGTCCGCGCCAGGGAACTCACAATCAGCCACTTCGGAAAAAACATCAATCTTTACGCGCCGCTGTATCTGTCGAACGAATGCGACAACGCCTGCCGCTACTGCGGCTTCAACGCGTCGTCATCCGTCGGTCGGAAAACTCTTTCCGACGACGAAATATTACGCGAGGCCGATTCACTTAAAGCGCGCGGCTTCGACAATGTTCTTCTTCTTACCGGAGAGTCGCCCTCTAAGGCAGGTTCCGGTTACGTCGAAAAATCCGTGAGGATGCTATCTGAAAAATTTACTTTTACGGGTCTTGAAATTTTTCCTGCCGATTCCGATGTCTACCGCCGTTTCGTGTCCGCCGGAGCGTCGGGGCTTACGGTTTATCAGGAAACCTACGACGAAAAAGTTTACGAATATATGCATCCCGCCGGCAAAAAAAGGGATTTTGAATTCAGAATTCAATCCCCCGAACGCGCGCTTGAGGCGGGATTCCGCCGCGTGGGACTGGGAGCGCTGCTGGGTCTGTCCGATTGGCGCCTCGACGCCGCGATGCTCGGGTTGCACGCAAAATATCTCATTGATAAATACTGGCGCGGCGATGTGACGATAAGTTTTCCGCGGTTAAAAAAATGCGCTTCGGGTTTCAATGCGCCGCATCCCGTATCCGACGGGGACGTGGCTTCGATGATATTCGCGCTGCGGATATTTCTGCCTCGCGCGGGAATGATTTTATCTACGAGAGAGTCGGACGCTTTCCGTGATTCGCTCATCGGGTGGGGAATAACCATGATGAGCGCGGGCTCGCGGACGAATCCCGGCGGATACGCGTCGGGCGGCGACGCGCGGGAGCAGTTCGAGGTGTCGGACCGTCGCAGTGTCGACGAAGTTGTGCGGGCCATAGAGCGGAAAGGATTTTACGCGGTCTTCAAGGACTGGGACAGAGGTTTCGGCGCGAGCCGCTACGATTGA
- the thiS gene encoding thiamine biosynthesis protein ThiS, whose protein sequence is MNITLNGKPAEIRSRVTAGRFLDELKIGRTLAAVEVNGKILDKSEFDFFVIPDGAVIEIIRFMGGG, encoded by the coding sequence ATGAACATAACACTTAACGGCAAGCCCGCGGAGATTCGTTCCCGCGTCACCGCGGGACGGTTTTTGGATGAATTAAAAATCGGGCGGACTCTTGCGGCTGTGGAGGTAAACGGAAAAATTCTGGACAAGAGCGAGTTTGATTTTTTTGTAATCCCCGACGGAGCCGTTATAGAAATAATCCGTTTTATGGGCGGAGGATGA
- the thiE gene encoding thiamine phosphate synthase produces the protein MKIFDGKNFSSRLRPFSGYGLYAVITEKFCGGRSSVEALESALLAGIKIVQLREKEKSKREIYELALRFRDVTRAHGAAFFVNDHIDIALAAGADGVHLGPDDLPLSAARAIAPNLAIGISTHSEAEALAAAAGGADYVNIGPIFSTSTKEGLIKPLGADLARKIAGRIDIPFTVMGGIKEGNLPSAVSTGTSILAMVTEITAAPDIAARVKSLAAALGRLQGIS, from the coding sequence GTGAAAATATTCGACGGTAAAAACTTTTCGTCGCGGTTGCGGCCTTTTTCGGGTTACGGTCTTTACGCCGTTATCACGGAAAAGTTTTGCGGCGGACGGTCTTCCGTCGAGGCGCTTGAAAGCGCGCTTCTTGCCGGAATAAAAATCGTTCAACTCCGCGAAAAAGAAAAAAGCAAACGCGAGATATACGAACTCGCGCTGCGCTTCCGCGATGTCACACGCGCGCACGGCGCGGCGTTTTTCGTCAACGATCATATCGACATAGCGTTGGCCGCCGGCGCCGACGGCGTTCATTTGGGGCCCGACGACCTGCCGCTTTCCGCCGCCAGGGCCATCGCTCCGAATCTGGCGATAGGAATTTCCACGCACTCCGAGGCCGAAGCGCTTGCTGCGGCCGCCGGCGGCGCCGATTATGTCAACATCGGCCCGATATTTTCCACGTCCACCAAGGAGGGCCTCATAAAACCCCTCGGCGCGGATTTAGCGCGAAAAATCGCCGGACGTATCGACATTCCGTTTACTGTCATGGGCGGGATAAAAGAGGGTAACCTGCCGTCGGCTGTATCGACGGGAACCTCGATATTGGCCATGGTCACGGAAATAACCGCCGCGCCCGACATAGCCGCCCGTGTAAAATCCCTTGCCGCCGCGCTCGGACGGCTTCAAGGGATTTCATAA
- a CDS encoding pantetheine-phosphate adenylyltransferase, which produces MKNTAVYPGSFDPPTNGHLDVIERASKIFPRLIVAVTDNQSKTPSYTLKERLTLLKSITKKYSGVKVEIFSGLLVHYLKKKNARILIRGLRAVSDFEYEFQLALMNRKLSPSTETVFLMPDEKYVYLSSRMVNEVARLGGNVGCFVPPEVRSRILKKCKHSNR; this is translated from the coding sequence ATGAAAAACACTGCCGTATATCCGGGAAGTTTCGACCCGCCCACCAACGGCCACCTCGACGTCATTGAGCGCGCGTCCAAAATCTTTCCGCGGCTGATAGTGGCCGTCACCGACAATCAGAGCAAAACTCCGTCCTACACACTCAAAGAACGCCTGACACTTCTTAAATCGATAACAAAAAAATATTCCGGCGTCAAAGTCGAGATTTTCTCGGGGCTGCTCGTGCATTATCTGAAGAAGAAAAACGCCCGCATACTCATCAGGGGTTTGAGAGCCGTTTCGGATTTTGAATACGAGTTTCAACTCGCGCTTATGAACAGAAAACTTTCGCCTTCCACAGAAACGGTATTCCTTATGCCCGACGAAAAATACGTGTATCTTTCGTCGAGGATGGTAAACGAAGTCGCGCGGCTCGGCGGCAATGTCGGTTGTTTCGTGCCGCCCGAGGTGCGCTCGCGGATACTCAAAAAATGCAAACATTCAAACCGATAA
- a CDS encoding type IV pili twitching motility protein PilT: MLNMNDLLILMMEKKASDLHITVGAPPTLRIDGQMIPTNYEKLTPDVCQRLVYSLLTDAQKEKYEATSELDLSFGIKGVGRVRMNVFRQRGAVAAALRSIPQKIMTFDELNLPPVVYEMMKIPKGLVLVTGPTGSGKSTTLASMIDFLNERRRGHIITIEDPIEYVHQHKNCVVNQRELGSDTMSFTAALKYVLRQDPDIILIGEMRDFETISAALTIAETGHLVFGTLHTTDAVSSINRIVDVFPPHQQSQIRSQLSFTLQAVFSQALLPLASGSGRVLASEIMVVTSAIKNLIRDMKTEQIYLSIQTGVKFGMQTMNQSLYDLYMKKKITYNQGVDASTDPEELKKLMQKSV; encoded by the coding sequence ATGCTTAATATGAACGACCTTTTGATTCTCATGATGGAAAAGAAGGCCTCCGACCTGCATATCACCGTCGGGGCTCCTCCCACATTAAGAATCGACGGACAGATGATTCCCACAAACTACGAAAAACTCACCCCCGACGTTTGCCAGCGTCTGGTGTATTCGCTCCTTACCGACGCGCAGAAAGAAAAATACGAGGCCACCAGCGAACTCGACCTTTCATTCGGCATAAAAGGCGTCGGCAGGGTCAGAATGAACGTTTTCCGTCAGCGCGGCGCCGTAGCGGCGGCTCTTCGATCCATTCCGCAGAAAATAATGACTTTCGACGAACTCAACCTTCCTCCGGTCGTCTACGAAATGATGAAAATACCCAAGGGGCTTGTACTTGTGACGGGCCCCACCGGCTCGGGAAAATCCACCACGCTGGCCTCGATGATAGATTTTCTAAACGAGCGTCGCCGCGGACACATCATAACGATAGAAGATCCAATCGAGTACGTGCATCAGCATAAAAATTGCGTAGTCAACCAGCGCGAACTCGGCTCCGATACCATGAGTTTTACCGCCGCGCTCAAGTACGTGCTCAGACAGGACCCCGACATAATACTGATCGGCGAAATGAGGGATTTTGAGACCATATCCGCGGCGCTTACCATAGCCGAGACCGGCCATCTTGTGTTCGGCACGCTGCACACCACGGACGCCGTCTCGTCGATAAACCGCATAGTCGACGTATTCCCGCCGCACCAGCAGTCGCAGATAAGAAGCCAGCTCTCATTCACGCTCCAGGCGGTTTTTTCTCAAGCATTGCTGCCGCTGGCGTCTGGTTCGGGGCGAGTGCTGGCGTCGGAAATAATGGTTGTGACGTCGGCCATTAAAAATCTTATACGCGACATGAAGACCGAACAGATTTATCTGTCGATACAGACGGGAGTAAAGTTCGGGATGCAGACGATGAATCAGTCGCTTTACGATTTGTATATGAAGAAAAAAATAACGTACAATCAGGGCGTCGACGCTTCGACGGATCCCGAAGAACTCAAAAAACTCATGCAGAAGTCGGTATAG
- a CDS encoding pilus assembly protein PilC: protein MPKFNYRARPPSGAVVTGVIEAADQRSAMDNLKGQRLIPIEVTEIQATGLAALIGKINPFKPSVKSNDIVLFSRQLSTMVSAGVPIVQGLNILSEQIENPAFRNVVTGIKEDIESGVSMPDAMRKHPKAFSELYVSMIKAGDEGGILDTILQRLSQYMESSEELKGKVKGAMTMPAVIGFIAVSVVIFLLVFVLPTFKNIFASFGAELPLPTKVLMQFSDLLVKFFYLVVIIPIGGFVGFKQLIKIPKVRFQFDGIILKAPMFGIMLRKVAIAKFSRTLGTLIKSGVPIMQALDTVAKTSGNMVLEKAILTARDEVKKGEHMVAPLKKSGQFPPMVIQMISVGEQTGNLDTMLVKIADFYDAEVDVAIKSLTSMIEPLVMAFLGVVIGGIVIAMFLPMFEMSQLVGN, encoded by the coding sequence ATGCCTAAATTTAATTACAGAGCCAGGCCGCCTTCCGGCGCGGTTGTTACCGGCGTAATAGAGGCCGCGGATCAGCGCTCGGCCATGGATAATCTCAAGGGACAGCGGCTGATTCCCATAGAAGTGACCGAAATCCAGGCCACCGGACTTGCCGCTCTCATCGGCAAAATCAATCCGTTCAAACCGTCGGTCAAATCCAACGATATAGTGCTTTTTTCCCGCCAACTATCCACCATGGTTTCCGCCGGCGTTCCGATAGTGCAGGGACTGAACATCCTTTCCGAGCAGATAGAAAACCCCGCGTTTCGCAATGTGGTGACCGGCATAAAAGAGGATATCGAATCGGGCGTTTCCATGCCCGACGCCATGCGCAAGCACCCTAAGGCATTCAGCGAACTCTATGTCTCCATGATAAAAGCAGGAGACGAGGGCGGTATACTCGATACGATACTTCAGCGTTTGTCGCAGTATATGGAATCATCCGAGGAATTGAAGGGCAAAGTCAAAGGGGCAATGACGATGCCGGCGGTCATCGGGTTTATCGCCGTAAGTGTTGTCATATTTCTTCTCGTTTTCGTGCTGCCCACTTTCAAAAATATATTCGCCAGTTTCGGCGCGGAACTGCCTTTGCCGACGAAAGTCCTTATGCAGTTCTCGGATTTACTGGTAAAGTTTTTCTACCTTGTAGTCATTATCCCGATAGGAGGATTTGTCGGGTTCAAACAACTCATAAAAATACCAAAAGTAAGATTCCAGTTCGACGGTATCATACTCAAAGCCCCGATGTTCGGCATAATGCTCAGAAAAGTCGCCATAGCAAAATTTTCGCGCACGCTGGGCACGCTGATAAAATCCGGAGTTCCCATTATGCAGGCGCTCGACACCGTGGCCAAGACGTCCGGCAATATGGTTCTTGAAAAAGCGATATTGACCGCCCGCGACGAAGTCAAAAAAGGCGAGCATATGGTCGCGCCGCTTAAAAAAAGCGGTCAGTTTCCCCCGATGGTAATCCAGATGATTTCCGTCGGAGAACAAACCGGAAATCTCGACACCATGCTTGTGAAAATCGCTGATTTTTACGACGCCGAGGTCGATGTAGCCATAAAGAGTTTGACGAGTATGATAGAACCCCTCGTGATGGCCTTTCTGGGCGTGGTCATAGGCGGCATAGTCATAGCCATGTTCCTGCCGATGTTTGAGATGAGCCAGTTGGTGGGAAATTAA
- a CDS encoding prepilin peptidase, whose product MTDIVALVFIVALGLVTGSFANVCVYRMPLGLSVAFPGSFCPVCRAGISWHRNIPIVSWLFLKGRCADCGARIPWRYPVIEAVVGALFAALYFKFGVSWAMFVMCPFAWMLVTASAIDIEHRIIPDEFSAGGAIAGVALSPLNPFFDFYTAWHTPILLSLLGAVAGLAVGWIVALMGEKLFGKEAFGGGDIKLLAACGAYMGAEGALWTLLLASFIGSGVSIALIAAKKIRRSDYVPFGPFLAAGALVYLFYR is encoded by the coding sequence ATGACCGACATCGTTGCGCTTGTTTTTATCGTCGCGCTGGGTCTCGTTACGGGCTCGTTCGCCAATGTGTGCGTCTACAGAATGCCGCTGGGACTTTCCGTGGCCTTTCCCGGGTCGTTCTGTCCCGTCTGCCGCGCCGGCATATCCTGGCACAGAAACATTCCGATTGTCAGTTGGCTTTTTCTTAAAGGCCGCTGCGCCGATTGCGGCGCGCGCATCCCGTGGAGATATCCGGTCATAGAAGCCGTCGTGGGCGCGCTCTTCGCGGCGCTTTATTTTAAGTTCGGAGTTTCGTGGGCGATGTTCGTCATGTGTCCGTTTGCATGGATGCTGGTGACCGCATCCGCCATAGACATTGAACACAGAATTATTCCCGACGAGTTTTCCGCAGGCGGCGCGATTGCGGGGGTGGCGTTGTCGCCGTTGAATCCGTTTTTTGATTTTTATACCGCGTGGCATACACCTATACTGCTGTCGCTTTTGGGGGCGGTCGCCGGACTGGCCGTCGGCTGGATAGTAGCCCTTATGGGCGAAAAACTCTTCGGGAAAGAGGCCTTTGGCGGCGGCGACATAAAACTTTTGGCGGCTTGCGGGGCTTATATGGGCGCGGAAGGCGCCCTGTGGACTTTGCTTTTGGCGTCTTTCATCGGAAGCGGAGTGTCGATTGCTCTGATAGCCGCAAAAAAAATCCGCCGTTCGGACTACGTTCCCTTCGGGCCGTTTCTGGCCGCGGGGGCGTTGGTGTATTTGTTTTACAGATAG
- a CDS encoding RNA polymerase subunit sigma-24, whose protein sequence is MNNRINDDATLVATAAAGDRRAFDRIVEANKTAVYSTALRITGSFADAEEVSQEVFVKVYFSLSKFQAHSALSTWIYRIAVNTALDRVRKNKRRSAVEGAALPREDILAAPAPPDDSAVDPAVAEANGLLAALAEKYRTPLVLREYEGLKYDEIARVLGISVGQVKIRIFRAREELKRKVSPRGAGGGDTLKL, encoded by the coding sequence ATGAATAACAGAATAAACGATGACGCGACACTTGTCGCAACCGCGGCGGCCGGAGACCGGCGGGCTTTTGACAGGATAGTCGAAGCCAACAAAACGGCCGTGTATTCGACCGCGCTGAGAATCACGGGTTCTTTTGCCGACGCCGAAGAAGTTTCGCAGGAAGTTTTCGTAAAGGTCTATTTTTCGCTTTCTAAATTTCAAGCGCATTCCGCGCTGTCCACCTGGATTTACAGGATAGCGGTGAATACCGCCCTCGACAGGGTAAGAAAAAACAAGAGACGTTCCGCCGTGGAAGGCGCCGCGCTGCCGCGCGAAGATATTTTGGCCGCTCCGGCGCCGCCGGATGATTCCGCCGTCGACCCCGCCGTCGCCGAAGCCAACGGGCTTCTGGCGGCCCTCGCCGAAAAATACAGGACGCCGCTTGTGCTCAGAGAATACGAAGGACTTAAATACGACGAGATCGCGCGGGTTCTGGGTATTTCCGTCGGGCAGGTCAAAATAAGAATTTTCCGGGCGCGTGAAGAGTTGAAGCGCAAAGTATCGCCGCGCGGCGCGGGTGGCGGGGATACGCTAAAATTATGA
- a CDS encoding MacB family efflux pump subunit — MKVIEIKNITKTYKMGHIDVPVLRGVSLSIESGDFVAIMGHSGSGKSTLLNLLGILDRPTTGEYFLAGREISTLADDELAFLRNRFIGFVFQSFNLLSRMTALENVMLPRIYSGDKPDPSKAAGLLDKVGLSDRKTHKPSELSGGQQQRVAIARSLVTDPMLILADEPTGNLDSKSAEEIICVLKDLHAAGITIVMVTHEPDVAEAATRIVRIHDGIIVSDERKESGGSHKCQTGVDVAAPRRVFNHVERKGLTFDKIKNYTSEAFRSLFANKTRSLLSILGVLIGVASVIAMLALGTGAQEDVKKRISSLGSNLLMVRPSSPRTGGISLDTGAAIKFNLEDVRAISSIAGVAGVAPYITGRGQIVFGNRNWNTRVEGTTPAFADIRNSHPERGRFFTDREVTTRAKVALIGKTVARELFAERDPLGEFVKIRRIDFQIVGILPEKGSSGWRDEDDRVIVPINTAMYRLLGREEVDTLDVQVETAGQMQDVADAIKKIVAAAHRLPTARGDAIDVRNMADLQQTITATTKTFTWLLGSIAFVSLLVGGIGIMNIMLVSVTERTREIGLRKAVGAAKVDVMFQFVVEAVAVCVAGGIVGIITGAAASLAISALAGWPTKISLSSVLIAFFFSVAVGAVFGIWPAKKASELNPIEALRYE, encoded by the coding sequence ATGAAAGTCATAGAAATCAAAAATATCACCAAGACGTATAAAATGGGACATATCGACGTTCCCGTTTTGCGCGGAGTTTCGCTCAGTATTGAAAGCGGGGATTTCGTGGCTATAATGGGACATTCCGGCAGCGGAAAATCCACGCTTCTTAATCTTCTGGGGATTCTTGACCGTCCGACCACCGGCGAATATTTTCTGGCCGGGCGCGAAATATCCACTCTTGCCGACGATGAACTCGCTTTTTTGCGCAATCGTTTCATAGGATTCGTTTTTCAGAGTTTCAATCTTTTGTCGAGAATGACGGCGCTTGAAAACGTAATGCTTCCGCGCATTTATTCCGGCGACAAACCCGACCCGTCGAAAGCCGCCGGGTTGCTCGATAAAGTCGGACTATCCGACCGCAAAACCCACAAACCTTCCGAACTCTCCGGCGGACAACAGCAGAGGGTTGCCATCGCGCGTTCGCTCGTTACGGACCCCATGCTGATTCTTGCCGACGAGCCGACGGGCAATCTGGATTCAAAATCCGCCGAAGAAATAATCTGTGTCCTCAAAGATTTGCACGCCGCCGGCATTACAATCGTTATGGTTACGCACGAGCCCGACGTCGCGGAAGCCGCCACGCGAATCGTGCGAATTCACGACGGGATTATAGTTTCCGACGAAAGAAAAGAGTCCGGCGGTTCGCATAAATGCCAAACGGGCGTTGATGTCGCCGCGCCTCGAAGGGTCTTTAATCATGTTGAGCGCAAGGGGCTTACTTTTGACAAAATAAAAAATTACACGTCGGAGGCCTTCCGCTCTCTTTTTGCCAATAAAACCCGCTCGCTTCTTTCCATACTGGGAGTGCTTATAGGAGTGGCAAGCGTAATCGCGATGCTGGCGTTGGGAACCGGCGCGCAGGAAGATGTCAAGAAACGAATATCGTCGCTGGGTTCCAATCTTCTTATGGTGCGTCCGTCGTCGCCCAGAACCGGCGGAATTTCTCTTGACACGGGCGCGGCCATAAAATTCAATCTTGAAGACGTCAGGGCGATATCGTCGATAGCAGGCGTGGCCGGGGTGGCTCCGTATATTACGGGGCGCGGCCAGATAGTTTTCGGAAACAGAAACTGGAACACGCGCGTGGAAGGCACCACGCCGGCCTTCGCCGACATAAGAAACTCCCATCCCGAGCGGGGACGTTTTTTTACCGATAGAGAAGTGACCACCCGCGCAAAAGTGGCTCTCATAGGCAAGACCGTCGCCAGGGAACTTTTTGCCGAGCGCGACCCGCTGGGCGAGTTCGTTAAAATCAGAAGGATCGATTTTCAGATAGTGGGCATTCTGCCCGAAAAGGGTTCCAGCGGCTGGCGCGACGAAGACGACAGAGTTATCGTCCCCATAAACACGGCGATGTACCGGCTGCTCGGGCGCGAAGAAGTCGACACTCTCGACGTTCAGGTGGAAACCGCCGGACAAATGCAGGATGTCGCCGACGCCATCAAAAAGATTGTGGCGGCTGCGCACCGTCTGCCGACGGCGCGCGGCGACGCCATCGACGTAAGAAACATGGCCGACCTTCAGCAGACGATAACCGCCACCACCAAAACATTCACGTGGCTTCTGGGATCGATCGCGTTCGTGAGTTTGCTCGTCGGAGGAATAGGCATAATGAACATAATGCTGGTTTCCGTCACCGAACGCACGCGCGAGATAGGCCTGAGAAAAGCCGTCGGCGCGGCCAAGGTCGACGTAATGTTTCAGTTTGTCGTGGAAGCCGTGGCCGTCTGTGTGGCCGGCGGGATCGTCGGCATAATCACGGGGGCGGCGGCTTCATTGGCCATATCGGCTCTGGCCGGCTGGCCCACTAAAATTTCACTTTCCAGTGTATTGATAGCGTTTTTCTTCTCGGTGGCCGTCGGCGCGGTATTCGGCATCTGGCCGGCCAAAAAAGCATCGGAATTAAACCCCATAGAAGCCCTCCGTTACGAGTAG
- a CDS encoding permease, whose amino-acid sequence MGIFLIFSLAAIAVSYAADKEKTRLAIKKGVRMFFELLPRVLNTLAVISILLYLIPQDAIIKVLGSQSGVAGFLIAAVVGSVALIPAFISFPLAAMLLKGGATYGVTAVFLTTLMMVGVLTLPIEAKYFGWKMSIIRNIFGFAAALLVGLGMAFLM is encoded by the coding sequence ATGGGCATTTTCCTGATTTTTTCATTGGCGGCCATAGCCGTATCATACGCGGCCGACAAAGAAAAAACCCGCCTCGCGATAAAAAAAGGCGTGCGGATGTTTTTTGAGCTTCTCCCGCGCGTGCTCAACACCCTTGCCGTGATAAGCATTTTGCTTTATCTGATACCACAGGACGCCATAATCAAGGTGCTTGGAAGCCAATCGGGCGTCGCCGGTTTTCTTATTGCCGCCGTCGTCGGTTCCGTGGCGCTTATACCCGCGTTCATTTCGTTTCCTCTGGCCGCGATGCTTCTTAAAGGCGGCGCGACGTACGGAGTCACGGCGGTTTTTCTGACGACGCTTATGATGGTCGGAGTTCTTACGCTGCCGATAGAAGCAAAATATTTCGGATGGAAAATGAGCATAATCCGCAATATATTCGGATTTGCCGCGGCTCTGCTCGTGGGCCTCGGAATGGCATTTTTAATGTGA
- a CDS encoding mechanosensitive ion channel protein MscS: MPLIFVSGGIVAGLVFEKIVLLWLKKVTSRTEWEGDDIIVGALKGMTFLWFALLGVWLAAASAPVSAEIEGHLRRLVAVGYILSVTFVAMRAAVGFVKLYAAKAAGVLPPSSIFINLTRTVVFGIGVLVILQTLGISITPLLTALGVGGLAVALALQDTLSNFFSGLQILLSRQIKPGDYIKLETGEEGYVVDITWRNTTIRALPNNVVVIPNAKIASSLVTNYYMPDKEIAVLMQVGVGYESDLEKVERVTIEAAREVMKTVTGGVETFEPFIRYHTFGDFAIGFSVIMRGKEFTDQFLVKHEFVKKLHARYKSEGINIPFPIRTLEMRNTGDGAAPVVVSVAAGKNK, encoded by the coding sequence ATGCCGCTGATATTCGTATCCGGCGGTATCGTCGCCGGGCTGGTGTTTGAAAAAATTGTCTTGCTGTGGCTTAAAAAAGTTACATCCCGCACCGAATGGGAAGGCGACGACATTATCGTCGGCGCGCTCAAAGGAATGACCTTTCTGTGGTTCGCGCTTTTGGGCGTCTGGCTTGCGGCGGCATCGGCTCCCGTGAGCGCCGAAATCGAAGGCCATCTGCGGCGTCTGGTCGCCGTGGGCTACATTCTCTCGGTCACTTTTGTGGCTATGCGCGCGGCCGTGGGTTTCGTCAAACTTTACGCCGCAAAAGCGGCCGGCGTTCTTCCGCCGTCGTCGATATTCATTAATCTCACCCGCACCGTAGTTTTCGGCATAGGCGTTCTTGTCATACTTCAGACGCTGGGGATTTCCATAACTCCGCTTCTGACCGCCTTGGGCGTAGGCGGTCTGGCCGTCGCGCTGGCTTTGCAGGACACCCTGTCAAATTTTTTCTCGGGCCTGCAGATTCTTCTCTCGCGGCAGATAAAACCCGGAGATTACATAAAGCTTGAAACGGGCGAAGAGGGCTACGTCGTCGACATAACCTGGAGAAACACCACGATACGGGCGCTTCCCAACAACGTTGTCGTAATTCCCAATGCCAAAATCGCCTCGTCGCTCGTCACAAATTATTACATGCCCGACAAGGAAATAGCCGTTTTGATGCAGGTGGGCGTGGGCTACGAAAGCGATCTTGAAAAGGTCGAGCGAGTCACAATCGAAGCGGCAAGGGAAGTTATGAAGACGGTAACGGGCGGCGTTGAGACGTTCGAGCCGTTCATCAGGTATCACACGTTCGGCGATTTCGCCATAGGTTTTTCGGTGATAATGCGCGGCAAAGAGTTTACAGATCAGTTCCTCGTAAAACACGAATTTGTCAAGAAACTCCACGCCCGCTACAAGAGCGAAGGCATAAACATCCCCTTTCCGATAAGAACTCTTGAGATGAGAAACACCGGCGACGGCGCCGCGCCCGTGGTTGTCTCCGTGGCTGCCGGTAAAAACAAATGA